The uncultured Desulfuromonas sp. genome has a segment encoding these proteins:
- the gspM gene encoding type II secretion system protein GspM — translation MIKQLSPRELAMVSVAAIFVAGTVIYLAVIAPYVATMERLDSKIASRQKQLQQAKELQQDYRMIQGQIKSLQRRQANAGDFALFAYVESQVSRIAGRENLTSMRPMPAVSHNDITEEAVEIKLENVSLGQMLQLLQSFNSAPVPLQVKALQLKVRFDNAQQLDSSLRISAYTKG, via the coding sequence ATGATCAAACAACTTTCTCCGCGCGAGTTGGCCATGGTTTCCGTTGCGGCGATATTTGTCGCCGGCACAGTGATTTACCTGGCCGTTATCGCCCCCTACGTTGCCACGATGGAGCGCCTCGACAGCAAAATCGCTTCACGTCAGAAGCAGCTGCAACAGGCCAAAGAGCTGCAGCAGGACTATCGCATGATTCAGGGGCAGATCAAATCCCTGCAACGCCGTCAGGCCAATGCCGGTGATTTTGCCCTGTTCGCCTATGTGGAAAGCCAGGTGTCGCGGATTGCCGGACGGGAGAACCTGACCTCCATGCGCCCCATGCCCGCGGTAAGTCACAACGACATCACCGAAGAAGCGGTGGAGATCAAACTGGAAAATGTTTCGTTGGGGCAGATGCTGCAACTGCTGCAAAGCTTCAACAGCGCTCCGGTACCGCTTCAGGTCAAGGCGTTACAACTCAAGGTGCGCTTCGACAATGCCCAGCAGCTGGACAGCTCTCTGCGCATTTCCGCCTACACCAAAGGGTAA